AATAAACACCCCGGTAGAAGGTGTGCTCAGTAAGTTTAACGCTACCTTCTCTGCGTGGGTCTTGTCCTAGATGTGACACTCATTATGGTTCCTCTCTCTCAGGCCGCCAGTGTCACCGTAGTCCATGTTCCAGATGACAAATACAGCCTGTCGGCACGGATCCTGTTTCAATACCTCCTCACGGCACAAGGGAACATGTATGAGTTAAAGGTATAGCTTTGTTTCTTTATCCATCATTTATTCATCCAGTCCCATTGAAACAGGAATATATGTTTCTATGGAGTGGGCAAGGGCTCAGTGAGATTACAGTAGCCTGTCTTTACTTTCTTCTGATATTTGATTGTGTTCCATTATCCATACTAGCTTTCCACTTAGAATACAGGCCAATACATTGCTTTCTTCTTAGTGGTATGCTATTGTAGATATTGGAATAAATTGTTGGCTGTTAAGAGCAAGTCTGATGCTGGCAGTTGACGTTCTCATAAATGCAATGGTATCTGTTGTCTGTTTCCTCCTCCAGTCACTCTTTATGTCAGCTGAGAGCATGGAGTTGTCAGGGGCGACTGACCCCGCCCCTAGCACAGAGATACCACCAGAACGACAGGAAAGAGAACATggaagggaagaagaggagaagacacCAGGAATggaagatgaagaggagtggTCAGAGGGAAAAGCCAAAGACTGTGTTGTGTGTCAGAATGCACCTGTTAACCGTGTTCTGCTACCCTGCAGGCACGCCTGTGTGTGTGACGGCTGTGTCCATCGCTTCCAACACTGCCCCATATGCAGAGCTTTCGTATTGGAGTCGTTTGCCCTGTTCCAGAATTCCCCTATGGAGGAGGAAGAATGAACTGTGATGTAGCAGGTCAATGTCATTAGAGTAGCTGTATGGTGGCCAGGATGTGCATTATCACTATAGGTGCTGGTCCAATACAGATATAATAGTACCGTTTCATGGGAATCAGTGTTTATGATAGAATGGATGTGATATGGTTTTACGCCAAAGTCATCTATTGGACATTTCAAACTGTTGTAGGGCTGTGAgcatatacattttattttatcacGTTGATAGTTGTGGTGTAAACTATTCCTTgaactgtttgtaaacaatgtatgtAGATATGGAAAACCTACTATTTGTTTTTATGTGTAATGTAtagatgtattttatttattatcaATATACCATATATTAAGTTGTTTTTCTTTTTCTCCTGAGCATTGATCGTTTGTAGGGACAGAAATTATTAATTCAATTTTTTGGAAATTGGCAAAGAAGCCAAACCAGGCATCACAGCTTTATCGAGGTAAAAAACAGCATAACAGTGATCAGTATGATAAAGTTTTTAATATGGCATACTCTTTTTGTATGCTTTTACAGATACCGCCGCTTCAATGGCAACAGTATTTATTGTCTCGTTAATATAATCCTAAATACTGGGCAGAAATGTAACACTACAAGAGGGTAGAGACACAATGTATGCATGTCCCATATCTGTAGCTGTTCTGAGGTCACTTCTTGTCAACTCTATAGAAATGGTTCTCTGATAAGAACAGATCCCTAATCCACTTTTCCCCCAAGAAACTTTTCTGCATCATACAACTTGGCAAAAAAACTggtgagaaaaaaaaagaaaacggGTTTTACTGGTGAGAACGCCCCAACAGCAAACCTCCCCACGTTCACATATAGAAATAAAGATATAGGAATTTATATGGGCTTGTAGTCCAGCTTGGATTCAAGCTTCTTCGAATCGGCCACCTTGCGAACCGCCTTCATGAAATCCTCTTGAGTGACGTACTCGTGATCGGTACGGATCGCAAACATACCTGGTAGACAGAAAAAGACCAGACTTAAGCAGATCAAAATGCGGTTGGATTCAAGAAAAATCACAGTTTTTGTCAAGCTAGACTGATAATGTATGAGTTAGTCATGACAGCTACCTGCTTCAGTGCAGACGTTTCTCAAATCGGCTCCGTTGAAGCCATCCGAAAGCTTCACAATCGCTTCGTAATCTGAGAAGAAAAAAAGCCAACATCTGTTAAAAGGAAACAGTACCAGAAATCTAAAACATGACTTAAACCTAATATTTCCCAGCTGTGTTCAAATCAACACACCTATCTCTCCGTGTTTGGTGATGGGGCCAGAGTGGATCTTCAGGATGTCCAAACGGGCCTGTTCATTGGGTAGCTCAACATCTGTTGGAACAGTAGAAATAATCACGTGTCACTCTTTTCATACCATAGAGATTTACATGTGTTACTACCTGTTTGTAAAAAGAAGGAAGTGGAGGGAGATCATTGTGACCCTATGTCCCAAAGGGGATAAGGTactgtatggctcagttggttcAGCATGGCCCGTGCAACGTCAGGATTGTGGGTTCGCGTCCCGGCAGCACCCATGCGAAAAATTTATGAAGCATGACTAAGTCCCTTTGGATAAAAGTCTACttaatggcatatattataataTGATGAGTAAGTATGAAGCAGACTGGGTGATGATggacagagagatgaggaagaaccTACGGATCTTTCGGTCCAGTCTGCCGGGACGCAGCAGCGCGGGGTCCAGGGTGTCAGGCCGGTTGGTGGCCATGATCATCTTGACTCTGTGCAGGGTGTCAAAGCCATCCATTTGGTTCAGCAGCTGGGTGCACACAGAGATAAGACGGTTAAAATCCAATTCAGTGAGGATTATCTGCCATGGATCCTAATAATGTTAAACACCTTACAGTAATACCCTTCGCTTATTGAAATGCCAGTCAAGCTTACTGCAAGCTACACGTCATTTAGTTGTCTTATCTTCAACATCCCCACAATATATACTGTACGGACCAAGCCACAGAACCAGGTCTTTCCCCAAAGAAATGTTTTATTGAACCATCATTCTCATAGAAAGCAACGTTTGTTGAACAATATCAATTCTATGTAACATATCTACGTGTTATGGTCGCTCATTTTACCTCCATCAGAGTCCTCTGGATCTCTCTGTCAGCTGACGTGCCCTCTGAAAACCTTCGGCCACCTTGGAGAGAAAAACAAGTTTTTAAATGACAACACATTCCCAGTTCCCAGACACTGCACACAATGCTGAGCAAAGGGAGAAGGAATAGATATGGCATCAGGGTTCAGAATGCTTAGCCTGGACCCAGAACTGTTTTTGCTGTATAGCCAACTGGTTGACAATGACCATAGCAGTTGGCTATACAGTGCAAACTGATCTGGGGCCAGGCTACAGCTCAGCATGCTCACCGATGGCGTCTATCTCATCCATAAAGATTATGCAGGGTTGGTGGTCCCTGGCGTAGTTGAACATCTCCCTGATGAGCCTGGCGCTCTCTCCAATGTACTTATCCACAATGGAGCTGGACACAACCTGCCACAGGGGTACACAGTGTCAGCCAAGTTTTTCAAAGAATGGTGAAGAGAGTCAGAAAGGCCAGTGGAGTTAAACAAAGTGTAGCCTACTAGTCACCTTGAGGAAGTTACAGTCCATCTGACTGGCCACCGCTCTGGCCAGAAGAGTCTTTCCGGTGCCTAATCAAAAGATAAATGCATAAAGAAAATCTATGAATAAACCCTCATGACCTCAGTGACGTAACTTATTTGCATTATTCAGGGTGAATCTCAAAAGTCTTTTCGTGATTTGCAGCACCCTTTATTCATGGACGACcttctcaaaacacattggaggagaaggtgcgAGGGGCGTGACCTTAGATATTCTCATCCAATGTGTTTTGAGAGGTAGGTGAAGGAATCAAGGACATGAGAAATCAAGGAAACACTTGAGATTCAGCCTCGGTCTAGAGTGAAATCCTGCTAGATAGTGACTTACCTGGAGGTCCGTAGAGCAGGCAGCCCTTTGGAGGGATAATCCCCACCCTCAGGAATAGCTCAGGGTTGGTCAGGGGCAGCTCAATCACCT
This portion of the Salvelinus fontinalis isolate EN_2023a chromosome 27, ASM2944872v1, whole genome shotgun sequence genome encodes:
- the LOC129825440 gene encoding 26S proteasome regulatory subunit 10B-like yields the protein MADTREKGLQDYRKRLLEHKEIDGRLKELREQLKEQTKQYEKSENDLKALQSVGQIVGEVLKQLTEEKFIVKATNGPRYVVGCRRQLDKSQLKPGTRVALDMTTLTIMRYLPREVDPLVYNMSHEDPGSISYSEIGGLAEQIRELREVIELPLTNPELFLRVGIIPPKGCLLYGPPGTGKTLLARAVASQMDCNFLKVVSSSIVDKYIGESARLIREMFNYARDHQPCIIFMDEIDAIGGRRFSEGTSADREIQRTLMELLNQMDGFDTLHRVKMIMATNRPDTLDPALLRPGRLDRKIHVELPNEQARLDILKIHSGPITKHGEIDYEAIVKLSDGFNGADLRNVCTEAGMFAIRTDHEYVTQEDFMKAVRKVADSKKLESKLDYKPI